The Bosea beijingensis genome contains the following window.
TTGGCGACCGCGCCGCGCATGCCGCCGGGGCCGGGCGTCAGCACGAGCTCGGCGCCAAGCAGGGCGAGCATCTTGCGCCGCTCCAGCGACATCGTCTCGGGCATGACCAGGATCAGGCGATAGCCGCGCGCGGCTGCGACGAAGGCGAGCGCGATGCCGGTATTGCCCGAGGTCGGCTCGATCAGCGTGCCGCCGGGCTTGAGCGCACCGGAAGCCTCCAGCGCGTCGATCATGTTGACGCCGATACGGTCCTTCACGCTCGATATCGGGTTGAAGAACTCGAGCTTGGCCAGGATCGTCGCCTTGACGCCGCGCTCGGCCGGCAGGCGGTTGAGCTTGACCAGCGGCGTATCGCCGATCGTGTCGGTGATCGAGTTGTAGATGCGTCCGCGTCCGGGCGCCTTCGTCGTCTTCTGTGCTTCGGCCATGACATGACTCCTCTGGACGAGAGACCGTTCAGTCGCGAGGCTAGATAAATTCACAGAATTTGTCGATTAAATAAATAAATCACATATCTAAATCGTAAAATCAGGTTTCGAGCCTGGCTCATTGAAGACGGCCTTGGCCTGCGCCCTGCGGCACAATTCCTCGACGGTGACCGTATCGAGCGCGGCGAGGAACGCGGCCGAGGCCTGCTCCACTTCCGGCCCGATGACCTCGTCGACCAGGCGCGATTGCGGCTCCGGCCCGAGCCCATCCTCGATCACTTCCTGCATCGCGGCGCGGGCGATGTCGCCGGCGGTGATCTTGCGCCGCTCGCGCGCGAGTTCGTAGCCGCCGCGCGGCCCGCGCACGCCCTTGAGGATGCCGACGCGCACCAGCGTCTGCAGCAGGGTTTCGAGATGGCGCGGTGGCAGCGCATGGCGCGCGGCGAGTAGCTTGGCGGCGACCGGCTGCGGCCTTGCATGCAGGGCGATATCGACCACGGCGGCGATGGCGAGCAGGCTGCGGCGCGAGAGCAGGATCATGCGCCGCCTCCCACGCGTGTCCCGCCGCCGCTGACGCCGGTCGAGCCGTAGCCGCCGGCACCACGCGCGGTTTCGCTCAGCGTCCCGACCTCCGAAAGCCGGGCATGGGTTACCGGCGCGATGACGAGCTGTGCGATGCGGTCGCCCCGCGTGACCGTGAAAGGCTCGTTGCCGTGATTGATCAGCACGACCGAGACCTCGCCGCGATAGTCGCTGTCGACCGTGCCGGGCGCGTTGAGGACGGTGACGCCGTGGCGCAGTGCCAGCCCCGAGCGCGGCCTCACCTGCCCTTCGAAGCCCTCCGGCAATTGCATCATGAGGCCGGTGGGCACAAGCGCACGCGCGCCGGGCGCGAGCATGATCGGCTCGGCGATGGCGGCGCGCAGGTCGAGCCCCGCCGCGCCTTCCGTCTCATAGGCCGGCAAGGGCAGGTCGGCGCCATGCGGGAGGCGTAGCAGTAGGACGTTGGCCATCTCTCAATCCGCCTGCCGGACCGACGCCAGCCCGGCGATATGGGCGACGAGCCGCGCCGCGACCTCGCCCTTCGGCAGGGTCGGCCAGGTCTCGACGCCCGTGGCCGTGACCAGATGCACGGTATTGGCGTCGCCGCCCATCACGCCCGTGCCGCCGACATCGTTCGCGACGATCAGGTCGCAGCCCTTCCGGGCGAGCTTGGCGCGGGCATAGTCGATCACGTTCTGCGTCTCGGCCGCGAAACCGACGACCAGTGGCGGGCGCCCGTTCTTGCGATGCGCGATCGTTGCGAGGATGTCGGGGTTCTCGACCAGCGAAAGCGGCGGCAGGGCCTTGCCGTCCTTCTTCAGCTTGTCGGAGGCCGCGTCAGCCACGCGCCAGTCGGCGACGGCGGCGGCGAAGATCGCGATATCGGCCGGTAGCGCAGTCTCGACGGCGGCGAGCATCTCGCGGGCCGATTCGACATGGATGGTCTCGACACCGGCCGGATCGGGGAGACTGACCGGCCCGCTCACCAGCGTGACTCGCGCGCCGGCTGCCGCTGCTGCGGCGGCGATGGCATGGCCCTGCTTCCCGGAGGAGCGGTTGGCGATGTAGCGCACGGGGTCGATCGGCTCATGCGTCGGTCCCGAGGTGATCAGCACATGCTGCCCGGCGAGCGAGCCGGTCGCATGCTCCCCGCCCGGCAGCCGGCCGAGGAAGCCGATGGCCCGCTGGGCATTGGGCTTCTCGCCGGCAAGCGCGAGCTCGATCGCGGCGATGATTTCCGGTGGCTCGGCCATGCGGCCCGGCCCGCTCTCGCCGCGTTCGGCCATCGCCCCGACATTGGGGCCGACGACCAGAATGCCGTCCTTTTCGAGCTGTGCCATGTTCCGGCGCGTCGCCGGGTGCTGCCACATGCGCGGGTTCATCGCCGGCGCGATCAGCACGCGCTTGTCGGTCGCGAGCAGCGCCGTCGAGGCGAGGTCGTCGGCGAGCCCGTTCGCCATCTTGGCGATCAGGTCGGCGGTGGCGGGCGCGACCACGACGAGATCGGTCGAGCGCGAGAGCTGGATATGGCCGATATCGGCCTCGTCCGTCAGCGAGAACATGTCGGTGAAGCAGCGCTCGCCGGCCAATGAGGACACGGTGAGCGGCGTGACGAACTGCTCGCCCGCCTTGGTCACGATGCAGCGCGAGGCGATGCCGCGATCCTTCAATCGCCGGATGACCTCCAGCATCTTGTAGGCGGCGATGCCGCCACCGATGATCAGCAGGACGGAGCGGGAAGCGGACAAGACGGCTCCTCGGGCAGCGCGATTGGCGAACTGCCCGTTACGTAGCACCAGCCACGCCGCGCTGTCATGCGCCGCGCGTCGTCGTCCGCTCCTCAGGTGCGGGGCAGGTCCGGCACCTTATAGGCCGTCGTCGCCTTGATCCGCTCCATCGCGAAGCGCGAGGTCACGTTCTTGAGCGGGATCGTCTCGATCAGCTTCTTGTAGAAGCCGTCATAGGCGGCCATGTCGGCGACGACGACGCGCAGCATGTAGTCGACATCGCCTGCCATCCGGTAGAACTCCATCACCTCCGGCATCGCCGCGACCATCTGGGCGAATTTGTCGAGCCAGGGGCCGGAATGGTCGGCCGTCTCGATCTGGACGAAGACGGTGAGGCCGAGCCCGATTTTCTCCGGCGCCACCAGTGCGACCCGCTTCAGGATCACGCCGGCCTGCTCCAGCTTCTGGATGCGCTTCCAGCACGGGGTCTGCGAGAGCCCGACGCGATCGGCGAGCTCTGCGATCGAGATATTCGCGTCCGCCTGCAGCACGGTCAGGATCTTGCGGTCGATGGCGTCCATTCTCTCAAGCTCGCTATCTGGAGAAATTCGTTTCGCAGGTTTTGCAGGAAAGAGATGGAATATCTTTTTCGAGCCAATCTATTGCATCCAGATAGAAAATCCTTTTCTCAATCTGTCAATGGGGGCTCTTTCGGGCCTGCTTTCGAGAAGGATTTGAACGATGGATCGCCGCCAGTTCCTCATTGCCGGGTCGAGCCTCGCGGCGGCCATGCCCTTCGCCGGTCCGGCGCGCGCCCAGAGCGTCGCGGCGCGCGTCGGCTATATCCCGATCGTCGGCACGGCGCCGTTCTTCGTCGCCAATGGCGAGGGCTGGCTGAAGCAGGGCGGTGTCGACGTTGCCGTGACCGTCTTCGAATCCGGCCCGAACATGATCCAGGCGCTCGCCTCGGGCACGATCGACGTCTATGTCGCGGGCGTCGCGCCGCTCGCCGTCGCCCGCTCGCGCGGCATCGATATCCGCGTCGTCGCCTCGACCGCGATCGGCGAGAACGTCGTGGTCAGCGCGCCCTCGCTCACCAAGTTCTTCACGGCCGGCACGAATGCAGCCGCCGCCTTCAAGGCCTTCCGCGCCGCCAACGGCAAGGCCGCGCGCCTCGCCACCCAGCCGGCGGGCTCGGTGCCCAACACGACGCTGCAATACTGGCTCTGGGAGGTCGCGAAGGTCGACAAGGCCGATGTCGAGATCGTGCCGATGGGTA
Protein-coding sequences here:
- a CDS encoding RrF2 family transcriptional regulator, with the translated sequence MILLSRRSLLAIAAVVDIALHARPQPVAAKLLAARHALPPRHLETLLQTLVRVGILKGVRGPRGGYELARERRKITAGDIARAAMQEVIEDGLGPEPQSRLVDEVIGPEVEQASAAFLAALDTVTVEELCRRAQAKAVFNEPGSKPDFTI
- the dut gene encoding dUTP diphosphatase, with the protein product MANVLLLRLPHGADLPLPAYETEGAAGLDLRAAIAEPIMLAPGARALVPTGLMMQLPEGFEGQVRPRSGLALRHGVTVLNAPGTVDSDYRGEVSVVLINHGNEPFTVTRGDRIAQLVIAPVTHARLSEVGTLSETARGAGGYGSTGVSGGGTRVGGGA
- a CDS encoding phosphopantothenoylcysteine decarboxylase, whose amino-acid sequence is MSASRSVLLIIGGGIAAYKMLEVIRRLKDRGIASRCIVTKAGEQFVTPLTVSSLAGERCFTDMFSLTDEADIGHIQLSRSTDLVVVAPATADLIAKMANGLADDLASTALLATDKRVLIAPAMNPRMWQHPATRRNMAQLEKDGILVVGPNVGAMAERGESGPGRMAEPPEIIAAIELALAGEKPNAQRAIGFLGRLPGGEHATGSLAGQHVLITSGPTHEPIDPVRYIANRSSGKQGHAIAAAAAAAGARVTLVSGPVSLPDPAGVETIHVESAREMLAAVETALPADIAIFAAAVADWRVADAASDKLKKDGKALPPLSLVENPDILATIAHRKNGRPPLVVGFAAETQNVIDYARAKLARKGCDLIVANDVGGTGVMGGDANTVHLVTATGVETWPTLPKGEVAARLVAHIAGLASVRQAD
- a CDS encoding Lrp/AsnC family transcriptional regulator — protein: MDAIDRKILTVLQADANISIAELADRVGLSQTPCWKRIQKLEQAGVILKRVALVAPEKIGLGLTVFVQIETADHSGPWLDKFAQMVAAMPEVMEFYRMAGDVDYMLRVVVADMAAYDGFYKKLIETIPLKNVTSRFAMERIKATTAYKVPDLPRT
- a CDS encoding ABC transporter substrate-binding protein, whose amino-acid sequence is MDRRQFLIAGSSLAAAMPFAGPARAQSVAARVGYIPIVGTAPFFVANGEGWLKQGGVDVAVTVFESGPNMIQALASGTIDVYVAGVAPLAVARSRGIDIRVVASTAIGENVVVSAPSLTKFFTAGTNAAAAFKAFRAANGKAARLATQPAGSVPNTTLQYWLWEVAKVDKADVEIVPMGIDATQQAILAGAVDGGSVREPALTILQTRNPQIKLVAGGEEVFPGQPGTVVAVSGAFVTKNPQAVQNLVSGLVKAAAMIKADPKKAAPHVGAALGKGIVDPELIQKALVSPASQFEIDPRKIIEPARAMQAYQVKLGSLEKELPFDGLFETQYYERAVKAGG